The Methanosarcina barkeri str. Wiesmoor DNA segment GCGTAAATGAGGGTTTTGAGTGCAAGATGACTATCCTGTACGCTCACTTCCCAATGCAGGTAAAAGTTGATGGTAAGACCCTCATAATCGGAAACTTCCTTGGAGAAAAGAAGCCAAGAATTGCAAAAATCCTTGGTGAGACAAAGGTTAAAGTTTCTGGAAATGAGGTGACTGTTTCCGGAATCAATAAGGAAGATGTCGGGCAGACTGCTGCAAATATTGAACAGAAGACCAAGATCAAGAGATTCGACCCAAGGATTTTCCAGGACGGAATCTACATTGTGCAGAAGCCCTGAGGTGGTTATGATGGCAGAAGAATTCAAATCAGAAGATACTTTAGTTTCCACCCTTGATATGGACTCTGAATCCAGGCGATTATTCAATGTGAGAAAAGTCCAGAAGGGAAAGAAGCCCCAGTTCAAGAGAGCAGCCTGTCATAAATTTAAGAGGCTTGACAGCAACTGGAGGCACCCGAGAGGTACTCAGGGTAAACAGCGTAGAAAATATGTCTCAAAAGGTGCTCATGCCCAGGTGGGATACGGAAGTCCTGCTGCAGTAAAGGGCCTGCACCCGTCCGGTTATTCTGATGTGCTTATTTCCAGCGTTGCTGAGCTTGAGCTCGTTGATCCTTCTTATGAGGCTATCAGGGTAGCATCGACAGTAGGCTCAAGAAAGAAAGCTATTATTATTACAAAAGCTGGAGAACTTGGTATTAAAGTACTGAACCCTGGAAGGAGTGAATAAAAATGTCAGATCTGGCCAATCAAAGAAGGTTAGCCTCCAAAATTCTAGAATGCGGACTTGACAGGGTATGGCTTAATCCGGAAGCCTCCGAAGAGATCGCGTCGGCAATTACCAGGGAAGATATTCGCGGGCTCATTGAGAACGGCACTATTAAAGCTAAGCCGATCAAAGGAGTCAGCAGAGGCCGAGCCAGAGCTCTTGCTGCCAAGCGCAAGTATGGGCACTGTAAAGGTCAAGGTTCAAGAAAAGGTAAGAAAGGAGCCCGTACTCCTAAGAAGGAGCAGTGGATCAAAAAGATCCGGGCGCTTAGAAGAAGACTCAAGGAACTGCGTGCAGATGGAACACTTGATAAATCCGTGTACTGCAGACTTTACAGAAAAGCAAAAGGCGGCGAATACAGAAGTGTTGCTCACCTTAATTCTCACCTTGGGTCTGAAAAACTGTTAAAGAAATAACCTGGAGGAGCTAAATATGGCAACAGGACCGAGATATAAGGTTCCTTTTAGACGACGAAGAGAAGGACGCACTAATTACCACCTGAGACTCAAGTTACTGATCTCAAAGCAGGATCGTGTGGTTGTCAGGAAGAGTGCAAGAAATGTTCAAATCCAGTTAATAGCTCCGACCCCAGAAGGGGATATAACTTATTCCTCAGCCGTTTCGAGTGAGCTTGCTAAGTACGGTTACACAGGGGTTACCGGAAACACAACGGCTGCATACCTTACGGGACTCCTGTTCGGGCTTAAAAGCTTGAAGAAGGGGTATGAAGGAGGAATTCTGGATATAGGACTTCAGGCTTCCTCTGCAGGTTCCAGGGTTTATGCTGCGCTTAAAGGCATAGTTGACTCGGGTTTCGAAGTCCCCTGCAGCCCTGAAGTTTTCCCTTCGGATGAGAGAATCCGGGGAGAGCACATTGCTGAATACAGAGAAGAGAGCTCAGACCTGCCAGAGCAGTTTGAAGCAACCAAAGAGAAAATCTTTGCTGAGTTTAGTTAAGGTGATTAAATGGCATTCGATGAAGAATGGATTCCAAAAACCAGGCTTGGAAAATTAGTTATGGAAGGACAGGTTGCTTCCATGGAAGAAGCAATCAAATCAGGCCTGCCTATCAGGGAACCTCAGATAATTGATATGCTGCTTCCTGACCTGGAAGACGAGGTACTCGATATTAACATGGTTCAGAGGATGACTGACTCTGGACGTCGTGTGAAATTCAGAGCAACTGTAATTGTAGGAAACAGAAATGGCTATGTAGGGCTCGGGCAGGCAAAGGATGTGCAGGTAGGGCCTGCTATCCGTAAGGCAATTGATGCTGCAAAGCTCGATATCACCTATATCCATAGAGGCTGTGGATCCTGGGAATGTGCCTGTGGTCTGCCTCACACTGTTCCTTATGAAGTAACCGGAAAGGCAGGCAGTGTAAGCGTAACTCTTATTCCGGCACCAAGAGGCCTTGGAATTGCTGCAGGGAATACTGCAACCAAAGTGCTGGAAAAAGCCGGGATTAAAGATGTATGGACCAAGACCTTCGGTACTACCCGGTCTACCCTCAACTTCGCAAAGGCAACCTTTGACGCCCTTAATCAGGTCAATGTTATGAGGCTGCCAGTCTACTGTAAGGAGGAAGCCTGATATGTATGCCATTGTTAGGTTGAGAGGTCAGGTTAATGTCCGGTACACGATTGAAGATACGATGAAGATGCTTCGCTTGCACAAGGTTAACCATTGTGTGCTTGTGCCTGAGAATCCTCATTTCAAAGGTATGGTCCAGAAGGTGAAGGACTACGTTGCCTTTGGGAAAATTGATGCAAATACCCTTGCAGAGATCCTCGAAAACCGTGGAAGACTCGAAGGCGATACTCGCCTGACTGAGGAATATATCAGGGAAAACACAGCCTATGATTCAATTCAGGCTTTTGCTGAAGCTGTAGTTAATGGAGAAACTACCCTTAAGTCAGTTCCCAAACTGAAGCCTGTTTTCAGGCTTCACCCTCCAAGAAAAGGACACGCAGGGATTAAAAGAACCGTACAGCAGGGTGGCGAGCTCGGAGACCACGGCGATGGGATCAATGCACTCCTGCACAAAATGAGATAAGGTGGTTAGAATGGATACAAAGAAGTTCAGAGGGTCCAGGACCTGCGGAGGCGGGACTCATAAAAACAGGCGTGGAGCCGGAAACCGCGGAGGACGTGGAAAAGCCGGTGCCTGTAAGCACCACTTTGTAAGAGCTATGTTCAGGGGATACAGCTACGGAAAGCATGGTTTCAATCTCCCTGCTGAGATCTCCAGGGACGTTTCCATAGTAAATGTGGGAGAACTTGATGAACTTGCTCCTTACCTTGTTGAGGAAGGGCTTGCAGAAATCAAGGATGATGCATACCACATCAACCTTGAAAACCTTGGAATCGAAAAAGTACTCGGAAGCGGACGTGTTATGAAGAACCTTGTTGTTACTTCGGAAGGATTCTCCGCATCTGCCCGCGAAAAAATTGAAGCCGCTGGTGGAAGTTGCATCGATGCCGAATAAGTAATGTCACTTGGCATTACTTATTTTAATTCTTTTGGTAACTTTTTCATATTAGATGTACTATACTTACCAATGTCTTACGGTAAAACGTGATCTAATATTTTAATTATTATAATAAATTATATTTTGAATGGTGTAATCGATGACTCTCAGGGATACGTTAGAACCGTTTTTTAACAAGTTACCTGCAGTAGCAAGTCCGGAAAAACACGTCCATTTTAAGGATAAGCTCTGGTGGACTCTGGGAGTCCTTTTGCTGTACTTTGCTCTGGCAAATGTACCGCTTTTTGGGATGTCCCAGGACTCGGTTGACCTTTTTGAATCTTACCGTGCCTTCTTTGCAGGTGCGTCTGGATCTCTAATTCTCCTAGGTATCGGGCCTATTGTCACGGCTTCGATTGTCCTGCAACTTCTTGTTGGAGCAGATATCATTAAATTGGACCTGTCAGATCCCAAAGATCAGTCATTCTTCCAGGGAGCTCAGAAGTTCCTTGTGTTTGTCATGATCATACTGGAAGCTCTGCCGCAGCTACTTGGTGGATATATCCAGCCGGATCCAGGGCTCGCTTCTTCTCTAGGTGTAGGCCTGGGAGTAATCACCTTCCTGCTTCTTATCCAGATCTTTATTGGAGGCGCACTGATCCTTTTCATGGATGAAGTGGTTTCCAAATGGGGCATCGGGTCAGGAGTCGGGCTTTTTATTGTTGCGGGAATCTCTCAGCAGATTGTTACAGGAATCTTTAACTGGCAGCTTGATTCTTCCGGGCTCCCGGTCGGGCTGATTCCAAAATGGATTTACATCGCCCAGAACGTTGGAGCAGATTACCTTCTTTCAGGTGAGGGCGTGTTGTATATGCTGGTCAGTGGAGGTATTCTTGCGCTTCTAAGCACGATTGTTATTTTCTTGCTTGTGGTGTACGTGGAAAGTACAAGAATCGAAATTCCTCTCGCCCACAGTGCGGTTAGAGGAGCAAGGGGCCGTTTTCCTGTCAAGTTAATATACGCATCAGTCTTGCCGATGATCCTTGTCAGAGCTCTTCAGGCGAATATCCAGATGATTGGAATTATTCTTGCCAGCCGTGGAATCACTTTCTTTGGAGAGTTCCATGGGTCTACGCCGCTAAACGGGATTATGTATTACCTTGCTCCAATACACAGTCCTTATGATTGGATTCCATCTCTTGTAAGACAGTCCTTTTCAGGTTATGGGGCGGCTACACCTGCAAACTGGCAGATTGTACTTCATGTCTTTACAGATGCTACTATGCTTGTCGTAGGCGGAATTATCTTTGCACTCTTTTGGATAGAAACAACGGGTATGGGAGCTAAACCTACTGCACAGAAGATTTTCAATTCCGGCATGCAGATTCCAGGTTTCAGGCGAAATATTAGCAGTATTGAAAAAGTTACCCAGCGTTATATCCCGAAAGTCACCGTAATAGGTGGGGCTTTCATAGGGCTGCTGACGCTGATTGCAAGCTTGCTCGGTACTCTTGGAAGTACTAGTGGTACAGGGCTTTTGCTGGCTGTCAGTATCGTATATCGTCTCTATGAGGACATAGCTTCCGAGCAGATGATGGAAATGCATCCGATGATCCGCTCCTTCTTTGGGGAACAGTAAAGGGTTCTTTTTGAGCTGTAATAAGGAATCGAATAAGAGAGATGTAATGTAAACAAACTAAAGGGTAAACACAGGGATCTTCAAATGAATATAATACTCTTCGGGCCCCCAGGTGCCGGAAAAGGTACCCAGGCCAAAAAAATGGTTGACAACTATGGAATCCCGCAGATCTCCACAGGTGATATCCTGCGGGCAAATGTCAGGGAAGGAACCGAGCTTGGGCTTGCAGCCAAGGAATATATGGACAAAGGAGAACTTGTTCCTGATGAGGTACTTATAGGGATTATCAAGAACCGTCTTAAAGAACAGGACTGTGAAAAGGGTTTCATCCTTGACGGGTATCCAAGAACAATACCTCAGGCTGATGCTCTTGCAGTCATACTTGATGAGATCAATAAGCCCATAGATGTTGTTCTCAATCTCGAAGTGCCTGATGAAGAACTGATTGAAAGAATAAGCGGTCGCCTTATGTGCAACTGCGGTGCGAGCTACCACAGGACTTTTAACCCGCCGAAAAAAGATGATGTCTGTGACATTTGCGGGGGTAAGGTTTTCCAGCGTGCTGATGACAAAGAAGAGGCTGTCAAGAACCGTCTTAATGTCTATAAAAAGCAGACAGAACCTCTTATTGACTATTACACAAAGCAGGGACTTCTGGTAACTCTAGACGGCACAAAAGATATCGACGAGGTATTTGAAGAAATAAAGGCAGTTCTTAAAAAATTTGCCTGAATTCTTCATTTCTTTTTCATTTTATTAAATCTTCTAACTTTTTTATTATACCTCTATGTTTTGTTATTTATCGAAATGCCTTTGCTTTTTTCGCATTCATTTGATTCAAATAATTTGTATTTAAATAATATGTGGCTATTTATATCAACAAAAAATACATTACGGAGAAACTGAGTTAATATGACTGAAAACTCGATCGATGAACTGGTTAACTGGGTTATCAGCGTTGATCGCCGTTTGATTCTGATGGACTCCATGAAAAGGCACCCCTTTGTAAGGGCTTCGGATATTGCTCATGAGACAAGCCGATCCACACAGAATATCAGCCATGCTTTAAAGGAACTTGAGAGTAAGGGCTTAATTCAGTGTTTGACTCCTGAAAAAACCACATGGAGAAAGTATATCCTGACAGAAGAGGGAAAAACAGTTTTAGAAAAACTGGATGGAAAATACCTTTGATTATTGAGATTCTTGGAACCAGATTTCTATTTAAGTGCTTGCTGGTTGAGACATTTTTCTATTTAAGTACTTGCTGGTTGAGACATTTATCTGAAAATATTGATATATTGACCTGAAATAACTACAGTATTAATCTGAAATAACTACAGTATTAATCCGAAATAACTACGTATTAATCTGAACATACCGATATATTGCCTAAATAATCATAGTATAATCTGGAATAACCACAGTATTAACTTGAATAACCAAATTATTAACCTGAAACAAAGAATTTTTACTCAAGGGGGGTTTCAAGGCTTTGAGTTTCTTCGATTTCACTTTCCTGTAATATGTTTAAATGCGGGTTTTTGTCCTCAAATTGAAATGTTCTCATACCTTTTTACCAGCTCAAAGTTTGCTCTGTCAACAGATTTTTAACTCTACAGTGTTTTACTTGCTTTTTCCCGCCTGTGATTTCTTTGCTATTCCGGAGAGGACTTTGCATTAATTTCATAGAATAGTATAACTTATATATACATCGACACTTATTAACCAGAACTACCTGCGTAATCGTTTGAAATTGGCTCCGTACTTGAGCTGATTTATCACGATTTTACAATAATTTAAGCTTGTCAAGCTTCTATTATTGGAATTCTTCTACATTTGAAGATCTCAGAATAACTATTGAATCTGAATGGTGAGGACAACTTGGTTTCGGAGACATTAAAAACTCAAATAGACCGGTTCCTGCTGGCTCTCGGTTTTTCCCTTATGATTGGGATTATGATTCTCGGGCAGAGTTTCAGGGAGGCTGTCGGGGAAGTAGTAGGGACTTTAATGAATCCCGTACTTGCTCTGGTCGGGCAGGAGAATTTCTATCTAATCCTTTTGGTAATGGCATCTATTACTGCTATTTACGCATCCCTTATCCAGAAATACACAATTGACTGGGACCTCATGAGGAATACCCAGGAACGCATGAAGGTTTTCCAGAAGGAATTCCGGGAGGCACAGCTTTCTCAGAACACTTATATGCTTAAAAAACTGGAAGAACAACGCCAAACAATGATGGAAGACCAGATGAAGATGTCCAAGCAGCAGTTCAAGCCTATGGCTTACATCAGTATTATTTCGGTTCCTCTCTTCATGTGGGCTTATTATTACATCAGTGGGCACGGAAGCGCCACGATGGTTTTTCCTTTCTGGGGTGAACAGTTGTTGACAACCCATGCTTTTTGGTACTTCCAGAACTGGTTATACTGGTACTTTATTTGTTCTCTTGGAGTTAGCCAGTTTATCAGAAAGGCACTGGATATCGGTGGGGTCTGATGCGGATAACAGTTAGCGGGCTTCCCGGAAGTGGGACAACAACGGTTTCAAAGCTCCTTGCAGAATACTATGAACTTGAACTGATCTCCTCGGGTGAAATTTTCAGGAGGATAGCCAGGGAGAAGGAAATGAGCCTGGCAGAATTCGGAGCTATGGCCGAAAAAGACCCTTCAATTGACCTGGCTATTGATAAAAATCAGAGGGAAGTTATCCACAGTCATGAAAAGCTGATCCTCGAAAGCAGGCTTGCAGGCCATATGGCCAAAGAAGTCCCAAATGTACTTAAAATCTGGATAAAGGCTCCGCTACCTGTACGGGTAAAACGAATCTTGAGGCGGGAAAAATCAGTCTCTTTTGACGAAGAGCTCGAAAGAACAGTTGAGAGGGAAAAATCTGAGGCCCTCCGCTATATGAACTATTACAATATCGATATTGACGACCTCTCAATTTACGACATCGTTATTGATTCTGAAAAATGGAATCAGTACCAGATTCTTGACATTTTGAAGGTAGCTATCGATTCTCTCGTAGGGCCAGAGTAATTTCCCTCAATTTGTTAAAGGCTGGATTTTTATACAAAGCGTAGAGTTTTATCTGCCGGAACCTGATATACTGATATTACAGCAATCATAAGTAGTCGGCATATGATCTCTCTTAATATTGAACTCTCTTAATATTGAACTCTCTTAATATTGAACTCTCTTAATATTGAACTCTCTTAATATTGAACTCTCTCTTCATTAATACTGAACTAATAATGCTGTAATTTCTTCTTACATGCATTAAGGGAATTTCCGTAAATCTTTTTGTAAATCTCAGGTCTATAACTCTCAAATTTATAGATCTCAGATTTATTTTCACTAAGGGTCGTTCTCATTATGCATGTGTTACCAGCTACTGTATATCCTTCACGTTTACGTCATACCGTATATCCATCATGTTTATGTCAAGCTACTGTATATCCATCATGTTTACATTTATAAATTCAATTCAGGAGTTTTTGAAAAACTATGTCACCTGCTGGCAAATTGCCGTCCGAAGCTGAAAGAATTCTGGTCCGGAAATCCGGTGCCTGGACAAACCCCTCTTACGGTTCTTACCCGGAAAAGCGTCCTATTCTTGAATATATTGAGAAAGGGGTTGTAAATATTGATAAACCAAAGGGGCCGACAAGTCACGAGGTTGCAGCCTGGGTAAAAGCTATTCTGGGCGTGAGTACGGCAGGGCATGCAGGCTCACTTGATCCCAAGGTTACAGGGCTTTTGCCCACTTTACTCGGAAAGGCTACAAAGGCAGTCCCTGCTCTGCGCCTTTCTGGAAAGGAATATGTCTGCCTTCTGAAGCTTCATAAGGAAATGCCTCAAAAACTGGTCAGGAAGGTCTGTGAGGAATTTACAGGCCCTATCTACCAGATGCCTCCTATCAAATCAGCTGTCAAACGCGTTATCAGGATAAGGACGATCTATTACCTTGAAGTGCTTGAAATTGAAGGGAGTTTTGTGCTCTTTCGCGTGGGATGCGAAGCCGGGACTTACATCAGAAAACTCTGTCACGATATTGGACTTGCTCTTGGTTGCGGCGGACATATGCAGGAACTCAGGAGGACAAAAGCAGGCCCGTTTACCGAGGAAACACTTGTCACCCTCCAGGATCTCAAAGATGCATATGTACTCTGGAAGGAAGACGGGGATGAGTCTGAAATCCGGCGTGTAATCATGCCAATGGAAACGGCTGTATCTCACCTTCCCAAGATTATCCTGCGGGACAGTGCAGTAGATGCAATCTGTTCAGGGGCTGCTCTGGCAGTTCCGGGCATAACAAGCCTGGATGCGAACCTTAAGAAAGGAGAGCTTATAGCGTTGTTTACCCTTAAAGGTGAGCTCGTTGCCCTTGCAAAAGCTGAAATGAGTACAGAAGAGCTCCTCAAAGCTTCAACCGGACTTGCAGCTACCTCAGTCCGAATTATGATGGAGATAGGAACCTATCCAAAGGGTTGGACTAAAAAAGAGTATGGTGTTGAATCCTAACCTATAAAACTCTTTTAGGGCCTCCCTCTTTTAGAATAAAGTTTATATATCACTATTCCTTTATGGTATAAGTCGTGCCATAAGCTTTATGCCAACCTTTCCAAAGCAACTTTTCTAAAGGAAAGCTTGACCACAATCTTTCTAAGAGAAAGCTTGATCAAAGGCTAGGTATAATTCACGTATAAAGAGTTGTGGCATAAACGAGTCGTGTCTAAGTTTTGTGCCGAGGTAGTCTAGTGGTAGGGCGCAAGCCTGGAAAGCTTGTGGGGCCTAGCCCCTCGGGAGTTCGAATCTCCCCCTCGGCGTATTTTCTTAAGCCTTTTCTAAATTAGGTTTATAAGCTCTTTCTAAATTACGTTTAAATCTGCAGACATCTCCGGTCCTTTTGTTGCAAATATAGCTTCTAATAATTAGTTTTATCTTGAAGAACCAATAGTTGAATCCCTCCGAAAAAAAGATCAAGAGGAAGATTTCCACTGTACCTGCAGTGTTGAATACTTCTTCTATAAAAAGCAGGTTAAAAGGATCGTAAATACTTGAGGTTTTGATTGAAGTTGAATAGATTCTTGCTCCTGGGACTGATGAGTCTATGTTTTTGCTGGAACCGGTTGTAAGTTTGTAAAAAAGGCTCTCAATTAAAAGAGATAGGATTTGTAGAATGGGACTGTGAATAAAAATCTTTTAAAAGCATGGGAGAGATGGGATAATACAGAAATTATGATCGAAAAAAATAAGTTAATCTGACAATGTCAAGGTAAGAACCCCGTTGAAAAATGATCGATTGATTTCAGGCGGGAATGAAAATAATAAACGGAAACAAACAGAGAAGGAATATTGAAAATGAAACTGATCCTGAACGATATCGTAAAAAGTTTTGACAAAAAGGAGGTTTTGCGGGGTGCGAGTTTTGCCTTTGAAAAGGGGGAAATTTACGGACTCCTCGGAAGAAACGGCTCAGGCAAAACCACGCTGTTTAACTGCATCAATGAGGATTTGAGGATTGACGGCGGTTCAATTCTCCTTGAAGAAAATGGAGTGCAGAGAGAAATTTGTCCTGATGATATCGGATATGTTCTGTCGACGCCAGTAGTTCCGGAGTTCTTGACAGGCAGAGAGTTTTTAAAGTTCTTTCTTGACATAAACGTGAAAAAAATTCCGGACATTAAGCCTATTGACGAATATTTCGATTTTGTAAAGATCGAAAGCGAGGATCGCGACAGGCTTTTGAAAGATTATTCCCATGGCATGAAGAGCAAGATGCAGATGCTTATAAGCTTCATCGCAAATCCATCCATTCTGCTTTTAGACGAGCCGCTGACCTCATTTGACGTTGTGGTCGCTGACGAAATGAAGACGCTGCTGCGCCAAATCAAAAAAGACCACATTATTATTTTTTCTACTCATATCATGGAGCTTGCTCTGGATTTATGTGACGAGATCGTGATTCTGAGCGGCGGGGTTCTGGAAAAAATGGAAAAGGATGACCTCAGCAACGGGGCCTTTAAGGATAAGATCCTTCAGGCCCTAAGGAGGGATGAGAATGATTGAAGCTTTCATTAAGTCCTTCAGGCTGAAAAACACATATAAAGCCAATGGCATCATCTATTCGCTCAAATCCATCCCTGTCATCAACAGGCTGCTACCGGTCTCGCTCTATCGAAGCCCGGGGATGAAAATATTTGCCAATTTCGTCAGCATCCTGTGGGAGATCGGCTCGATGTTTTTGGGCAAGCTGCTCTATCTGTTTATTATTATCTTTCTTCTAAAAGATCATATGAAAAGCAGTCCTGCGAACAGCTTCATGCATATGTTTTTCTTTCTTACTATTACGGGCGGTTTCCTCAACACACATATATTTCATCCCACCAGAGACAAGTATTATGCCATTTTTCTCATGCGAATGAACGCGCGGGAGTATACGCTTTCAAATTACTTCTATTTCCTTTTGAAAATCGCTGTCGGATTTTTGCCTTTCACGCTGCTTCTTGGACGGCTTTCAGGGGTGCCTACCGTTATCTGTCTTGTGATGCCGCTTTTTGTCGTTTCCGTAAAACTTATTTTTACTGCCCTCGCGCTTCATGAGTATGTCCGAACCGGCCATGCAAAAAATGAAAATAAGTTCGATCCGGTTGTTCTGATTGGCATTGCTGTATCAGTGGCTGCGGCATATCTCCCACCGTTTCTCGGCTATGCCATGAACGGAGCTGTTTTTCTCGCTCTGTTTGTCATTTCCGCTGTTATGGCTGTGTTTTCCTTCTTATATGTGTTCAAATTCCCTGAATACCGAAGGATTTGCAAGGAACTTCTCACAGCGGATAGTTTTGCTATGAACAGAAAAGATATGGCTACACGTGCTACTCAAAAATCTTTGCAAAAGAATATAGACCTTAAGGCAACAAGCAGCAAAAACGGCTATCAGTATTTCAACGACCTTTTTGTCAAGCGTCACAGCAGTCTGCTGACCAAATCAGCCAAAAATATCACTTTGATTTCCCTTGCAGTGCTTGCGTTTTCCATTACGGCCTGTTTTCTTATCCCTGAGGTAAAACCGAACATAAACGGGATGATGCTGACCTTTTTGCCTTATTTTTTGTTCATCATGTATTTTATTAATCGCGGAAAGGTTATTACTCAGGCCATGTTCATGAACTGTGACCACAGTATGCTTGCCTACCGGTTTTACAGACAACCGCGTGCAATTCTGCTTCTTTTTACGGAACGGCTGAAATCCATTCTATTGATAAACTTGATGCCCGCTTCGGTAATTGCACTCGGGCTGCCGTTTCTGTTATGGCTTACAGGCGGGACGAATAACGCGCTCAATTATGTGCTGCTGTTTGTTTCCATTATAGCAATGTCGGTATTTTTTTCGGTGCACAACATGGTGCTATATTATCTTTTGCAGCCTTACAATATCAATCTCGAAATAAAAAGTGGCACTTTTGCCGTTGCCAATTCATTTACTTATATCGTTTGTTATTTAGCCATCGGTAAGAAAGTCCCTACTCTGATTTTCGGCACATCGATTTCAGTATTTTGCATTGTATATATTGCCGTCGCCTTGATTCTTGCATACAGGCTTGCACCAAAGACATTTAAGCTGCGTTAATAGCGGCTTTATGTAAACTAAAAAGAGGGACGATGTTGAACCGCCCTTTTTATTTCTTTGATAAAATTATGTTGCTGCTGGTGGAGATACTTTTCGGCTTTTTTACAGCATGCCTGGATATCAAGTCACGGCCAACATAAACTGTTCTTTTCATTATTGAGCTTATCCCAAAACCTATTTTATTCTAAATCACTATCATTGGTCATCGGTTAAGGATTTATTTCCTTCTTCTGTTACTCTTTTTGAATCCAATTTTTCATTTATTACTCAAACCATTCATCTCTAAACCTTTCTCTGTTTACATGAGGATCTAATGCTTGACTTTCATATACGCTCATTATCGTTTCAAAAGTTCTTTGAATTCCACATCTATGCAGAATTACTGTCAATAAATCTGATGCATTCTCTGCAAATATTGTACTCCAACGTAACTGCGTATATCTAGCCATTTTTTCAGGATGAGTTGTTGATTTTCTGACAAGAGAATAGATTCTTCTGCTAACGATTAGTGTCAATATTGCTGTCCAGATTAGAGCTTCAATTACCTGCACATTCTTTGTTTCAAGAACGTCCAGCGAGTATTTGCTTTTCAATTCCTTAAACAACAGTTCTATGTCCCATCTTGCCCCATATAAGTTTGCAATGTCTTTTGCATTCAAAATATCTTTCTGAATATTTGTGATGTAAATGTGGTATTTTTCATCCTCATCGTTATATACGGCAACAAGGCGTACAATCATCTCGTCCTGTTTTTGCTTGCCTTTATACTCTCTTCTTTTGAATTCTATTTTTACAACTGCATCAATATCTTTTCCAGAAAGTTGCTTAATACATTCACTAACAGGTTTTCCAGCGAACTCTTTGCTTTTTGTCTTAGAAAGTTCCTCTTCAATAGAAACAAGAATAGGGTCCATATTCTTCCTAATCCTTGAGACAAAATATCCCCCATTTTCTTCAACTCTTGCAAACATTTGAGTTTTGTAGAAACCAAGATCAACAAGGAGAATATGGTCTTTGATCCAGGGACCTATTTTTAATGTCTTTATCTCAGCTGTTTTTTCAGAGTACAGAGCAATGGTTCTAGGTCCGTTAGCAATTGCACTTACCATAACTCCAACTTTTACTCCTGCAGCTACTGTTCTTGATCTTGCTGCAGGAAACCTGTCTGCTAACGA contains these protein-coding regions:
- a CDS encoding DUF106 domain-containing protein, coding for MVSETLKTQIDRFLLALGFSLMIGIMILGQSFREAVGEVVGTLMNPVLALVGQENFYLILLVMASITAIYASLIQKYTIDWDLMRNTQERMKVFQKEFREAQLSQNTYMLKKLEEQRQTMMEDQMKMSKQQFKPMAYISIISVPLFMWAYYYISGHGSATMVFPFWGEQLLTTHAFWYFQNWLYWYFICSLGVSQFIRKALDIGGV
- the cmk gene encoding (d)CMP kinase, encoding MRITVSGLPGSGTTTVSKLLAEYYELELISSGEIFRRIAREKEMSLAEFGAMAEKDPSIDLAIDKNQREVIHSHEKLILESRLAGHMAKEVPNVLKIWIKAPLPVRVKRILRREKSVSFDEELERTVEREKSEALRYMNYYNIDIDDLSIYDIVIDSEKWNQYQILDILKVAIDSLVGPE
- a CDS encoding RNA-guided pseudouridylation complex pseudouridine synthase subunit Cbf5; amino-acid sequence: MSPAGKLPSEAERILVRKSGAWTNPSYGSYPEKRPILEYIEKGVVNIDKPKGPTSHEVAAWVKAILGVSTAGHAGSLDPKVTGLLPTLLGKATKAVPALRLSGKEYVCLLKLHKEMPQKLVRKVCEEFTGPIYQMPPIKSAVKRVIRIRTIYYLEVLEIEGSFVLFRVGCEAGTYIRKLCHDIGLALGCGGHMQELRRTKAGPFTEETLVTLQDLKDAYVLWKEDGDESEIRRVIMPMETAVSHLPKIILRDSAVDAICSGAALAVPGITSLDANLKKGELIALFTLKGELVALAKAEMSTEELLKASTGLAATSVRIMMEIGTYPKGWTKKEYGVES
- a CDS encoding ABC transporter ATP-binding protein, with amino-acid sequence MKLILNDIVKSFDKKEVLRGASFAFEKGEIYGLLGRNGSGKTTLFNCINEDLRIDGGSILLEENGVQREICPDDIGYVLSTPVVPEFLTGREFLKFFLDINVKKIPDIKPIDEYFDFVKIESEDRDRLLKDYSHGMKSKMQMLISFIANPSILLLDEPLTSFDVVVADEMKTLLRQIKKDHIIIFSTHIMELALDLCDEIVILSGGVLEKMEKDDLSNGAFKDKILQALRRDEND
- a CDS encoding IS4-like element ISMba6 family transposase; translated protein: MSPCPPPTLEDSLREMFPEEWLRQTAKETGLIVRERKIDPVIIFWVLTLSFGVRLQRTLASLKREYETESQKTISDSSWYYRFTPELVEFLHQCVIHGMEELAKEPGRKLSKKLETFQDVVIQDSTIVRLHSSLADRFPAARSRTVAAGVKVGVMVSAIANGPRTIALYSEKTAEIKTLKIGPWIKDHILLVDLGFYKTQMFARVEENGGYFVSRIRKNMDPILVSIEEELSKTKSKEFAGKPVSECIKQLSGKDIDAVVKIEFKRREYKGKQKQDEMIVRLVAVYNDEDEKYHIYITNIQKDILNAKDIANLYGARWDIELLFKELKSKYSLDVLETKNVQVIEALIWTAILTLIVSRRIYSLVRKSTTHPEKMARYTQLRWSTIFAENASDLLTVILHRCGIQRTFETIMSVYESQALDPHVNRERFRDEWFE